A region of the Ranitomeya imitator isolate aRanImi1 chromosome 5, aRanImi1.pri, whole genome shotgun sequence genome:
gacatattcaggaattagtattggagcacattcaagtctgatctgtctctcCTTAGGCAGgtattttggttgaacttgtacaagtatggcattaatgtcacgtggggaacaaattgtcaaaaagaaaaagtcagtgtgatctcaaccagcagagggcgccctattatgatctcgagccagggagctttctaggaaagttcccacgatctaggaacagccagcagagggcgcctcaccgcaaatgaaggtaaatataggtcaatgacctactttaccttcattccctggggttttgcagccacgagcatcaatgcattagcacagctcatggctgcaaaatattttaaccccttcagatggatttacattgttggacgttacagatctgcggaaggtatggatattgttggtttatttttttatttacagatcgagggtcttcagtgagtggattgagcgtagaataaattaacaCAACAACCttcgtgattttttcattaaattaatttttaatgtttttttaaccctttcctagtattggattaataatggataggtgtcataattgacgcctctccattattaatttggcttaatgtcaccttacaatagcaaggtggcattaacccttcattaccccatatcccaccgctacacgggaatgggaaaagagtggccaagtgccagaataggcgcatcctccagatgtgccttttctgggatggctgggggcagatgtttttagccaggagggggccaataaccatggctattaatatctgccctcagtcactggctttactactctggcagagaaaattgtgcgggagcccacgccaattttttccgccatttaaccctttaatttagtagatagaacggccaaattttgcacacacacacacacactactaacattagtagtgtggaatatgcaaaaaaaaaaaaaatggggatatgagatggtttactgtatgtaaacaaggTCTcatatgttgggtttaggaaggagaaagcaaaagccggtaattgaattaccggctttctgctatatcgcgctggatgaaatattaatatacatacatgtatgtgtctactgataaaaaatataaatataacacacacacacggatcccttgtatagccgtatgtcggttttgcaagcctgcgataaaaacacgcagtacggattacatacggaggatgccatgcgcaaaaaacgctgaaacaccctgcctacgcaggagctacggaccactattttcgggacttcagtgtattacggctgtaatatacggaccgtattttcatacactgtatgtgatgccggccttattcagtactttcaattttcTCCTCCATCCCCAGCTACCTCTCCCTCACCACTCATctaagctgaagactttgcctcattcattAAGCAGTACACATCAGGCAAAGCTTTTGCCTAAAGTCCCCACAGCACCTCCTCATAACTACTTAacgctcctcctccaaaaccaacttcaccatAAGGGAATATCAACTTTCCTCTCCAAATTACATCCCACCGCCTGTGGACTTGACCAAATTCTCTCCCACCTCACCTCtttaacctgtcactaacaactagtGTCTTCTCTTGCTTCAAACATACCTCGATCCCACGCATCTTCAAAAATATCTCCCTTGACCCATCTTTTGTGCATAGCCATTGCCCCATAACACTTCTCCATTattcctcaaaactactggaacacgtCCATTTTCAACGGACCTCCCAcctctgctccctctttgactgcttccAATCTGGCTTTCGACTGCACCAGTCCACCGAAAGTGCCCTTACTAAAATCACCGACCTGCTAACCGCCACATCCAAGTGACACTACTTTGTCCTCCGCCTTCAACAGTGGACCATTCTCTCTTGCTAGACTAATCTCTTGGAATCACATATTTGGCCCTATCTTGCGCTCATACCCAACAGgctggacattcagtgtctcctacTCACAGCACCTCATCCACTATCTGTCGGCGCctccaaggttcagttctaggacccctgctcttctccatctacacctttgacctgggacaactcataatagtctcacctctatgctgatgacacacagatctacctccctGGGCCTGGTATCACCTCTAACTAGAATCCCGCAATGTGTCCGCTATTTTATCTTTCTTCTGTGTTAAGTTTTATAAATCTAACATGGATAAAACCAAATTCGCCAACTCCCCTCCATATTCATTAAAGCTTCCCACTCTCCCAAGCTTGACTCTGAACTGTCATTCAAACCTGAGATCCAAGCCCCTTTCACATCCTGCAGACTCCAAACTATCTCCCGAATCCgaacattcctcaaccatgaatctgcaaaaacattagtgcatgccctcatctcccgcctcaactactgcaagctcctgctctgtgacctcccttctaacactctcgaaCCCCTCTAATCTACCCTAAACTCTGCTAGCCGACTAATCCACCGGTCAACCCAGCTATTCCTTGGTTTCTCTCGTCTCAATCCATGCCCTGGCTCCCCATTGCACAGCTCCAAACCCTAAATTCGGCATACAAAGACATCCAAAATCTGTCTCCTCTATACATGTGAcaagtctcctggtacttacctgctcacaacctctgatcctcacaagatctctatCTCTACtcacctcttcccacaatcgcatacaagatttgtcCCATGTatctcccctactctggaactctaccccaacatatctctCAAATAACGTGGAAACCATGCAAAGGAACCTGAACACCcatctcttccaacaagcctacaaactGCATGGTCAGGAATAGACATGATAAATGTCAGTATCCGTAGCAGTGGGATACCTACGAGACTTGCTCAACTTGATTTCAGATTGATTTGGACCCTCAGGACACTCCGTCCATTTGGACTCAATGAGAATATCGGCTATACCGCATTTTTGTGATCACTGGTCTAATTATAATAAAATGTCACGCTATTTGATGCTGTAACTACGTTTTTAGTTTTAGCATGCACCTTGTTCTTCCAATGTTCCTTCTAGTGATGTGTTTGTGAACGATCCgacacaaagagccggctccctgctgttaACGATGGGAGCAGGCACACCAGTGAGAGCCACTAAAATCCATGAATGGCTCTCACCGGGCGTAAAATCCCAGACTTCGGCAGGCATAACCCTGCCCACATGAGCAAAACTCCACCCACTCACAAATTTAATTGGTTCCTAGCACATGGGCATGGTTTCAGGCACTTATATCTGCTGCTGTCATGTCTTTGATCATTATCATATTTGATACATGGTATACATACAAGGTGTGTTTCTTTAATGTATAGCTATTATGCTCAGGATCTTTCAGGTCATGTACTATGTGCAGCTACAGgtgtgctcaaaagttttcataccccaCATAATGCTTTGCTTTCTGtgactttttttcagagaatatgaatgataacaccaaaacttttaactcgtggttgggtgaagccatttgtcaAATTACTTTTTCATCTTTAAATcataacccaaaatatccaaatgaacctgatcaaaagttcacatacctcatttcttacgtgtattgccccctctaacattaatgacagcttgaagtcttatggtagttgtggatgaggttcttcattttctgggcagcacggtggtaccTTAAATTCAGTCAGTAAGACAAAACCCCATCTTAGGAAAAGTTTGCTATTTtcaaccccaaaatttggggtgcatcttctaGTCTGGTGTTTTTTTGTCTGAAAAATATGGCAattccttttttaaccccttactgacttaGGATGTGATCATACATCCGATgtcagtacccccgctttgatgtgagcctgcatcaaagctggaacatgtcagctgttttggacaGCTGACATGCGCCTGCAATAGGcatgggtggaattgtgatccacctgtGCCCGTTactggttaaatgccactgtcaaactgacactggcatttaacacactTCTGGCCAGAAATATGTgcactgacccccgtcacgtgattggggtcattggcataacaaccagaggtctcattgagacctctatggtcatTGATGCCAGATTGCCATTAGCACTCATAGTGCAGtaactctgctacatagaggtgatgctcagatcacctctatgtagcagagcagttgaactatggcagcttctagcctcccatggaaactattgaagcatgccaaaagttgaataaaattgtttaacaaaaaaactgaaattactcccttttgccccattcaatacAGTAAATCAAACCTATACATTTGTTTCTGCTTGATCGTGAATGGGGTTAATACAGTTTGTTTACacttatcagtgaccagtttagcATCTCTTTTCCCCTTAACCAGTTTGGTTTTCCATGTATACTTTTCACATGTTAAGCACCATAAATTGCACTATAAGAAATAAATTTACTGTTTGTGCTCTGGGTTAATTGATGCcagttttcctggtgtctgcccccaaTTTAGAGTTGTTTTTGCAGATTTTGCCCACAACAGAAAGACCGCATGTTTCGCTTGAAATATTGATTAAAATAGTCAAGCAACACTGCAGTCTGTTGGTCCGATAGGCTTTGAATGAAACAGTACCAAGTAACATTCATGGCCAAGGCAGTATAGTAAGGAAGGTAAGCAGTGTATTAAAATCACTCTAATGGTACACCTAGTGCTGTGCATATTCAGCCACTGAAGCATTCCAAGATGAAATAAGCCAAGCAATATTCAAGTTCAATACTTTTATTCAGATGTTCATTTCTTGCACTTGAAGTATTCTTCAATTACATCCTTGGCCTGGGATTCCTTGCCATAGTCCTAAGACAAGAATACGGTAGTTATTACAATGGGTAGTGAAGCTAGCAACATCACATCATGGGTAGTATGGAAAACACTTTGTAGCCATTTTTGGGGACCTTAGATGCCACATGAAGGCCCCAAGGCTCGTACGATGGCCTTAATTTTGCCATCCACGTTTAAACACATTCTGCAAAACATCCATAGTTTAGCAGAAGCTCAATAATGGCAGACAATGAAAACCTGACAACTATTGCCTAAAATTACATTTGTCCACTGGTGATATCACCAAACACCACTACAAGTGCCAACATTTATAGTCACCTTGACAACCACGCAGCTACAACCAACCACCTTGCGGGGCTTGCCTTCTCTGTCGATTTTACAGAGTCCCACCCATTCACCTAGCTTCTTGCTGTCATCAACCTAAAAAGACAAAGACCAATCTTAGCAATCAACAGTAAAGATACAAAAATGTTAAATTAATATGTGCTGCAACTCAGAAGTTGGGTAACATGTAGGCAGTTGTCCTCACAATATTCAGTAGAGGGAGCCAAGTAATCATCATGTGCAGCATCCAACGGGAATAGAGACCACTTTATGAAAGGATGCTCCATGACATGGCTTGGTATCTATTATATACTGTAGTACTCACCTTGATGAGATTGATCTGATGCTCAGCACACAGAGCCTCAACTAGCTTCACGTACATTGGCTCATCACAGTTGGAAGCCAGGACGCACAGGTGAGCTTGGCGTCTGCAATACAAGGGATCACGTTAATAGCAGCAGACCCCCTCCCCTTACCCCATTTAGAAAATTGTGACTTCAGCAACAGGCTTGTCAGCTCTAAGTTGTCACTCATACAGAGTGAAGGGGTATCCGACATAACAAATCATCATTCAAGCACTGTCGCATATTAGCAATTTCAGAAAGTGATTTGACAAGGTTTATGAATTTCTCATTTCAGTCTATTGTAAGACAAGTTCAGGTGCAGGAGATGGGCTTTGATTTTAGGAGACGACTACTTTAGGCGCTTTGCTGCTGCAACCTCACAGCACAATACAGCCGAATTGGGTTCTACTGCAACCAAAAGTAAAGGCAAGACTTTACcatttaggcctccttcacacttaCGTTTTTAGCCATACGTTGCAATCCgtctaggcaaaaaaaaaaaaaaaacggatcctgcaaatgtgccagcaggatgcgtttttttgccacttTTATTGATGACGGATTGCAAAGAGTGGGCACATGTCGAATCCattgtgcaacggatgcgtcgtgatgagaaaacgttcaatgtaacgttttttcatcTGTCgaaaccgccatttccgaccacgcatgcgcagcggaactccaccccctcctccccagaactcaatgggcagcggatgcgtctgaaaactacatccgctgcccacgttgtgcactatttgcacaacttCCGTCGGGCCGACtgtttgcgacagccccgtaccgatggaaatgtgaaagaggccttacatacACAGTAGCCATGGTCCGCAGCAGAGCTGATATTTATTGCTCAATATGTGTCGCAGAAACTGTAGCCATAGCTGTAAAGTTACACAATCAACCAGGGACGAAGGCCTGTATCTGGTGTAGCTTTCAATATGCTCAATAAAGTCACTACATACCAGAGAACAGCGATTTCACCTATATAGATATAGATCGTGGCAGGATGGAgtataggtaccttcacacgtaatgatttcgttaacgatattgttgcaacatcacgctttgtgacgtagcaaagatcccgctaacgatctcgttatgtgtgacagcgaccaacgatcaggcccctgctgggagatagttGGGGAAtgctcaggacctttttttggtcgctgatcacccgctgtcatcgctggatcggcgtttgtgacgccgatccagcgatgtgttcacttgtaaccagggtaaatatcaggttactaagcagggctgtgcttagtaacaggatatttaccctggttaccattgtaaaagtaaaaaataataaagtacatactcacattccgatgtctgtcacgtcccccgctgtcagcgctggccgtaaagcagagcacagcggtgacgtcaccgctgtgctctgctttacggccagcgctgacagtccgtgcgggaagctgatggcgggggacgtgacagaaatCGGAATGTGAttatgtacttttttttatttaacttttacaatggtaaccagggtaaatattgggttactaagcgcagccctgcacttagtaacccgatgtttaccttggttacccggggacttcgacatcattgaagaccgtttcaacgatgccgaagtcgttcccctgatcgttggttgctggagagagccgtctgtgtgacagctccccagcgaccacacaacgacttaccaacgatcacggccaggtcgtatcgctggtcgtgatcgttggcaagtcgtttagtgtaacggtacctttacaccagATAGTTGTGCAATGTTTATCACTTTAATTGGCCCCATCTTAAGGCATTTTCTCACCGTTTAGATCAGGTTTGTGTTTTTATAGGGTAACATTTTAAATATGCAGCCAATTTTAGCATTTGCCTCCCTTTATAGCAAGGCCAGAAATGCCCACAGGACAGTGTGAGAAAGTATGAAAGGTCTTGTCTTGCAGGCTGGATTGTGGACATTTACACAGCATCTTAGAATGCTGTGTATCAGGGCTGAAAGCTGGTGGCCTCATCTCACATGGGACAAGCCTGCGGACAGGTTCCCATTTAGCCCCAGagcttttcggttttgcgtttcatTTATtgctccctccttcccagagccataacttctcTTTTTctggcaatatggccatgtgagggcttatttttggcaggatgagttgtacttttgaaccaccattggttttaccatgtagtgaactggaataaaaaaaaaaatgcaatcacatTTGTTTGTTTGGCTttctactaggttcactaaatgctaaaactgaccagaagtgatgctcaggtcacccctatgtagcagaattactgcactgCAATGAGTGCCGACCCCAGGGTggggctcacagcaatctggcaacaACCATAATGGTGTCAGGAGacctggttgttatgccaatgcacaaccgacccctgatcatgtgatgggtCAGCGGTGTACACATTTCCAGCCTGATGGCAGAAAGTTACATGCCACTCAGCGTTAGACAGGGagtggtatttaactagttaatagtgggtggatcgagattccacccgcctctattgcgggcacatgtcagctgtttacagATATGTCCCAGCTTTAAAGATTTAAAGGGGTACTTCCATCCAAATTTTTTTATATGGACCAGTCACTTCACATTTTAATACATACtagtactctaagggtatgtgcatatgaTCAGTAAACGCTCTGTACTTGTGCAGCATCCTGATAtaacagtatagtggatgggatttcaagacatCCCACGCCCACTATGCGTCCAGGCTCCTGCGGACCACCAGCGGAAACTGACATGCGGCACATGTCTTAAGACTGGCGCATGTAGTTCTCTTGAGAGGCTCATCATctgcggttcaatgaacacatgcggaatcacctgctttcaatagctagtagtgttgggctgtgtgcacacgatgcagatttgctgcagatccacagtggatttttctgtgcagaaacactgcagatgcgcactgtgatgtacagtataatgttattcaatgggaaataaaaaaaaaaatccgcagtggcaaaaactgcagaaaacccgcacaaatctgcataaaaaccgcagcaaatctgcgagtgcggattctgccaggagatgcggattttgtgcagaagattctgcacctcttttcctacgtgtgcacatagccttatggatgCAGCGTACATGCACCGTGTCCAAAATGCTGCCGATTACAGATCGCGTGCACATAGCCCAACACGCCAAGTAAAGCTGCAACATCaccttgaccactgcagccaatcactgaaagTGCAGCTTACATCGGCACTACATGGGCAGAGCTCAGTTGCGCTGATGCAGCCATGTAATGGAAATGAGGACAGCAACCCCCACACTAGACCCCAGGAGAATTGATAAAGCGTAAGAAACTGCAGGAGAAAGTTCTACATGGGACAAGTCCATTGAGATGTCGTCACCACAACAGAGCTCCATACCACACAGACATCTGCACCGGTGGCATTCTACCACAGGTGTTTGTTAGTGTAAAAATAGCAGCCATTTTAACACAGGAATTACCTCTAGAAAAGATTGTTAAATTAAAAGACATTTGAGGTAATCATACCTCCAAAAACAGCTCTTTAGGACACCAAGAACTTTAATGAACTTACTTGTCAAGAGCTTTGGCAGCTTCCCGGATCCCACGGGCCAGGCCGTCATGTATAAGTGCGGTCTTCAGCACTTCT
Encoded here:
- the RPS12 gene encoding small ribosomal subunit protein eS12, whose translation is MAEEGISAGGVMDINTALQEVLKTALIHDGLARGIREAAKALDKRQAHLCVLASNCDEPMYVKLVEALCAEHQINLIKVDDSKKLGEWVGLCKIDREGKPRKVVGCSCVVVKDYGKESQAKDVIEEYFKCKK